From Colias croceus chromosome 27, ilColCroc2.1, one genomic window encodes:
- the LOC123703859 gene encoding uncharacterized protein LOC123703859 isoform X4: MMVTIHGLPVNINYQDVKAMIKRECKIADFILDNLVSETDGLKKVRVGLADDIEGAHVIKCLNGYRFSGYILRVTPVGKSGVLNQASPLNQRAYPAQGYQGQSQNDYGRVDPWSNNQWSANQPIAQAQQNNYGYQGQQMNTYAPANVNQQIRPQYDQRQSILSRIGPPSQGFAFAPKNEVTQPAAPIRQGVLRAVEIVDTSHLTNRHIGSYDTSRDRSDLTRDRPELARERSDLARDRPDLTRERSDLACDSIDLARERPDMPRRRTDIPRENVIMKDHFQGPEYGSPQPSSSYYQDRGPWTQQQKLGDDRKFSADKRELIKEPLIKHSGAYKEYDKGQFSPQPRIAGTGRNISPPGKRLLQSGRDVSPPGRQIPPSRISPPGRRVSPSGRRISPPGRRISPSGRRISPSGRRISPPGRRISPSGRRISPGRRISPSGRRISPPGRRISPSGRRISPPGRRITPGRHVSPHSTIHKDQVKRNLPGRHSPDRRDEGRRIPPGQERYSPTHLEEIRPTSKQVRPAYEPPSASNQPMYSGGYRPNSNENVQYPQGRTDRWSDREKPFIKHEEDRRESRISKFNSQRGVDHPVPEGIKRARSQNRESRSPKRDRSPVRDRYRRHSPSPRSPRRSWALEKRRSPEDGQAPPPPSWPGQNARDKRPYPDRADDARPSPWEVPKFEPKTEDIRREPRAVVEEKRHFERETIAVRKDLMKWKPVGNESPKHSSSRFNPDDSEKDRRRKEFEGRPQEFRMQDDADRRGRPDRREFADRHEQEDRRYKSNYADANDLTQIKEELSRRIEKKTEILKKQEELQKEIEDVYKRAVDFTKKAEMYKKGDRRHEEDYRDERRQDQHDSKHYADRFDQERRSRDEFAKKPYVERNRDDFRVDDRSLEEKNKPRRPMSPSQKAKRDKAGEEISEKLLSKYGSHLPEDIKTRVLEEMKFAILKIFFDMFGSDEVSFIEMVVKFNSKHNIKDQEKIFDEVMKSFPSQYRKRPAQDDSGVPSKTSKLSPTTIASKDGTQESSYQIPNWDYSYVTQTQMPQMATSNSFMNQQYFMMQGFIPTYSDVVNVVPESVPGETVVPSGVEGYNLFLCKDDFQPINGHEANMLKEHLIQQMLKVTQNSQGWAPDFTVKGLQSPFRYEVVTKDVSSKDWLLNMDFSEFQGFNVLVYTKEELWYERAAVWLPSHSKCRNIEPLMKLKLQNRFLEGVNIGKWKLVKKIVTAKGTRIYVDMPPSSARSLENHKMMLSYELQKVNVFLKAVAVDKDAFDAGLKEPSVRFIPAPQNAPMPSINQDPNVIKFCFKGDKAISLPIARKIKDSIIFKLFQYHQLGGNIRTDFIKYGFMTPGYFGVLPENNESRNWLLRINIGEINRQSIVVMSGDDLDTRYIKMFIDLPEDQNAAIAIERLRNGNQGVKGINFNKWKYAKVNYDRNTQKVTLTVEMDMESVDTIVSLKYQLDYVGEGADFETLTVRSEYSHSKLSDVLKKYKDEQNDTYIVANMDIASEESDDDVVCLD; this comes from the exons ATGATGGTCACAATTCATGGTCTTCCTGTGAAT ATCAATTATCAGGATGTAAAGGCCATGATCAAACGGGAATGTAAAATTGCAGACTTTATATTGGACAATTTAGTAAGCGAGACCGATGGATTAAAAAAAGTACGAGTAGGGCTTGCGGACGACATAGAAGGCGCACatgttataaaatgtttaaatggaTATCGTTTCTCTGGATACATACTACGCGTGACTCCTGTTGGAAAATCAGGG gtttTGAACCAAGCCAGTCCACTCAATCAAAGGGCATACCCAGCGCAAGGTTACCAGGGTCAAAGTCAAAATGATTATGGTCGTGTTGACCCCTGGTCAAATAACCAGTGGAGTGCGAACCAACCAATCGCCCAAGCGCAGCAAAATAATTATGGATATCAGGGACAACAGATGAATACTTATGCTCCTGCT AATGTGAACCAACAAATCAGGCCGCAGTATGATCAAAGGCAATCTATTCTTAGTAGAATAGGGCCCCCGTCACAGGGATTCGCTTTTGCCCCTAAGAATGAAGTGACACAACCGGCG GCCCCAATAAGACAAGGCGTGTTGAGGGCTGTCGAAATAGTAGACACGTCGCACCTCACAAACCGACACATAGGATCTTACGACACGTCACGTGATAGATCCGACTTGACACGCGATAGGCCAGAATTGGCACGCGAAAGATCGGACTTGGCACGCGATAGACCGGACTTGACACGTGAAAGATCAGACTTGGCATGTGATAGTATTGACTTGGCACGCGAGAGGCCTGACATGCCACGTAGGAGAACCGATATACCCCGTGAGAAT GTCATCATGAAAGATCACTTCCAAGGACCAGAATATGGTTCACCGCAACCAAGCTCGAGTTATTATCAAGATCGTGGTCCATGGACGCAacag CAGAAACTGGGCGACGATCGCAAATTTTCAGCCGACAAGCGTGAACTCATAAAGGAGCCATTGATAAAGCATTCTGGCGCTTACAAAGAGTACGATAAGGGTCAATTTTCCCCGCAGCCAAGGATCGCTGGCACGGGAAGGAATATTTCACCGCCAGGGAAAAGATTGCTTCAAAGTGGTAGAGATGTATCACCACCGGGCAGACAAATACCACCATCGAGGATTTCCCCACCAGGGAGACGAGTTTCTCCATCTGGCAGGCGTATTTCTCCACCAGGAAGACGTATTTCTCCATCTGGCAGGCGTATTTCCCCATCTGGAAGACGAATTTCTCCGCCAGGACGTAGAATTTCTCCATCAGGACGTCGTATTTCACCTGGACGTAGAATTTCCCCATCGGGTCGTCGTATTTCCCCACCTGGGAGGAGAATTTCACCATCTGGCAGGCGTATTTCCCCGCCGGGTCGTCGTATTACCCCTGGAAGACATGTATCACCGCATTCTACTATTCATAAAGATCAAG TTAAAAGAAATTTACCTGGACGTCATTCGCCCGACCGCCGCGACGAAGGTCGTAGGATACCTCCCGGACAAGAAAG gtattccCCTACGCACTTGGAAGAAATAAGGCCGACATCAAAACAAGTCAGACCGGCGTATGAGCCTCCATCG GCATCGAATCAACCTATGTACTCAGGTGGATATCGCCCGAACAGCAATGAAAACGTTCAATATCCGCAAGGGAGAACGGACCGTTGGTCGGACAGAGAGAAGCCGTTCATCAAACACGAAGAAGATAGAAGAGAGTCGAGAATTTCGAAATTCAATTCGCAAAGAGGCGTGGATCATCCCGTGCCAGAAGGAATAAAGCGAGCTAGGTCGCAAAATCGTGAATCGAGATCTCCTAAACGTGATCGCTCGCCTGTACGCGATCGCTACAGAAGACATTCTCCTTCGCCCAGATCTCCGCGACGTTCGTGGGCTTTGGAGAAGAGACGCAGCCCAGAAGATGGACAAGCACCTCCTCCGCCAAGCTGGCCTGGACAAAATGCAAGAGACAAGAGACCTTACCCGGACAGAGCTGATGATGCAAGACCTTCGCCTTGGGAGGTACCTAAATTTGAGCCTAAAACAGAAGATATACGCCGAGAGCCTCGAGCTGTGGTAGAAGAGAAAAGGCATTTTGAACGTGAGACAATAGCTGTGCGAAAGGACTTGATGAAATGGAAACCGGTTGGGAACGAGAGTCCAAAACATTCTTCGAGTCGTTTCAATCCAGATGATAGTGAAAAAGATCGTAGGAGAAAAGAATTTGAAGGTCGCCCACAAGAGTTTAGAATGCAAGACGACGCAGATAGAAGAGGACGACCGGACAGGCGCGAGTTTGCTGACCGTCACGAACAAGAAGATCGACGATACAAATCTAATTATGCGGACGCAAATGACCTCACACAAATAAAAGAAGAATTGTCCCGACGTATTGAGAAAAAGACAGAGATACTGAAGAAGCAAGAAGAACttcaaaaagaaatagaagacgTGTATAAACGTGCCGTGGACTTTACGAAAAAAgcagaaatgtataaaaaggGAGATCGCAGACATGAAGAAGATTATCGAGATGAACGCCGCCAAGATCAACATGACTCCAAACATTATGCAGATCGTTTTGACCAGGAGCGTCGGAGTCGCGATGAATTTGCTAAAAAGCCGTATGTCGAACGAAATAGAGACGATTTTCGTGTAGACGACCGCAGCTTGGAAGAGAAAAATAAACCAAGACGTCCTATGAGTCCAAGTCAAAAAGCGAAAAGAGACAAAGCTGGTGAAGAAATCTCCGAAAAACTGTTAAGCAAATATGGTAGCCATTTGCCGGAAGATATTAAAACGAGGGTACTCGAAGAAATGAAATTTGctattttaaagatatttttcgACATGTTTGGAAGCGATGAAGTTTCGTTCATAGAAATGGTGGTAAAGTTCAACTCCAAGCACAACATTAAAGATCAAGAGAAAATATTCGACGAGGTTATGAAGAGTTTCCCGAGTCAGTATCGGAAGCGTCCTGCGCAAG atgACTCTGGAGTACCGTCGAAGACATCCAAACTATCTCCTACAACGATTGCAAGTAAAG ATGGGACTCAAGAATCGTCATACCAAA TACCGAATTGGGATTATAGTTACGTGACACAAACGCAGATGCCACAAATGGCCACCTCAAACTCGTTTATGAATCAGCAGTATTTTATGATGCAAGGATTCATTCCAACTTATTCAGATGTTGTCAACGTTGTACCAGAATCGGTTCCAGGAGAAACTGTCGTTCCATCAGGAGTCGAAGGCTATAACCTATTTCTGTGCAAAGATGATTTTCAGCCAATCAACGGCCACGAAGCAAACATGCTGAAAGAGCACTTGATACAGCAAATGCTAAAGGTTACACAAAATTCGCAAGGTTGGGCTCCGGATTTCACGGTGAAAGGCTTGCAAAGCCCTTTTCGCTATGAAGTCGTAACGAAGGACGTATCGTCCAAGGATTGGCTTCTGAATATGGATTTCAGTGAATTTCAGGGTTTCAATGTTCTTGTGTATACTAAAGAAGAGTTGTGGTACGAACGCGCTGCGGTATGGCTGCCGAGTCACTCCAAATGTCGCAATATCGAGCCTTTGATGAAACTCAAGTTGCAAAATAGGTTCTTAGAAGGCGTCAATATAGGTAAGTGGAAGTTGGTGAAGAAGATCGTTACAGCTAAAGGTACTCGCATATACGTCGATATGCCCCCGTCGTCGGCTCGCTCTTTGGAAAACCACAAAATGATGCTTAGCTACGAGCTCCAGAAAGTCAATGTTTTCTTGAAAGCTGTTGCCGTGGATAAAGATGCGTTTGACGCCGGTTTGAAGGAGCCATCTGTACGATTTATACCTGCGCCCCAAAACGCCCCGATGCCTTCTATCAACCAAGATCCGAATGTAATAAAGTTCTGCTTCAAAGGAGATAAGGCGATTTCTCTTCCGATCGCACGCAAAATAAAGGACTCGATTATATTCAAACTGTTCCAGTACCATCAATTGGGAGGAAATATCAGAAccgattttataaaatatggatTCATGACGCCCGGCTATTTCGGAGTTCTGCCTGAAAATAACGAATCTAGAAATTGGCTTCTACGTATAAATATAGGGGAAATCAATCGTCAATCCATCGTCGTGATGTCTGGCGATGACCTCGACACGCGCtacattaaaatgtttatcgATTTGCCGGAAGATCAAAACGCGGCGATCGCTATAGAGAGATTGAGAAACGGCAACCAAGGGGTGAAAGGTATTAATTTCAACAAGTGGAAATATGCCAAAGTTAATTACGACAGGAACACGCAAAAGGTAACTCTCACCGTTGAGATGGACATGGAATCGGTGGATACTATTGTCAGTCTTAAATATCAATTGGATTATGTTGGTGAAGGTGCAGATTTTGAAACGCTTACCGTTCGTTCGGAATATTCCCACTCAAAATTGAGCGACGTGCTGAAGAAGTATAAAGATGAACAAAACGATACATACATTGTTGCTAATATGGATATTGCATCGGAGGAAAGTGACGACGATGTAGTATGTCTCGATTAG
- the LOC123703676 gene encoding uncharacterized protein LOC123703676: MFQASSSNNGGSSAAMACIATVSVDNQLVNVDDQLVIVDDPKLSNLKPIVLVNKGIPPKYDPKLNSLKPKVLIQNIRDPKLTTLTPVVCITKLPDIRIVGKKRGRPAKYNKSKAHKQNNINVDSDSSSVNSVEVERKRGRPGRRSIDANSHLKAVTKYNEKHPEVHRQAVKKYNESNPDIHRQASQKFSQSNPEVNRQAVQKYSQSNPEVNRQAVQKYSQSNPEVNKQAVDSALGVSHGFQHPTTGVSFLKIQGRVYHRVFDLAYSETTNPAGLYIYDNSERESLATNLNLDLTVIRSITHFLHNHNPYIECFKRLSQEPSDHAHLIFEHTTRRTHGNILGDMPLGNEIAAIISNEQERYIPRAIAIWKIGDKKPHTVDIMHPLYETFQYPLLYPHGNPGWFPNKTENNGAKLTQNKYVRCLLLSEPRFNDFNRLSEEWLVDMQCRILEERLRYLYNIQKGNTDNALRSAPLREVESVLQQISVDETIRGEGGVVPGRVYLPSSYTGGPRYMKQKYMDAMAVVNRLGLPSFLLTLTCNPKWPEIQNSTTGHHNTPSICARVFNIKLQQLLRDLRTGVWFGKIVYILYVIEFQKRGLPHAHICFAVEGGGPVHGTDVDKFIRADIPDASEVDGKLRKAVLDYMVHGPCGPPHRTDLKCWDSEKKKCTSYFPKPETEVTYCNDKGFINLKRNSKNTATIKYRGRDIEISDLWIVPYNAALLLRYDCHLNLESVSTRTVIKYLFKYMTKGPDEARVAIVPEELKNNEIEQYVTKRYIGSGEAAWRVFEFDVTGREPTVKMLDVHLENHQSIFFKAGNEARAVQNSGSDLVTYFNRPLGEEFDSLTYLDFYERYIVHSSPPSTKNTTIYNMTNGKFLTKRQRGEIVTRLFWVAPNRGEQFYLRLLLASHPCRSYRDLYNLGGPNCNTFQEAAKAVGIANDEAEYEIAMQEASCFLTGPRLRNFFVLLAVNGVAVATLWEKFKNELAEDILNRVNNDTDRAYTQALVQIDRLLRKHGSCLLEQGLPDAHDDTTELGREKALHDADGLREFVDVWTPKLSHDQRQVFE; this comes from the exons ATGTTCCAAGCATCTTCTAGCAACAACGGCGGCAGCTCAGCGGCAATGGCGTGCATCGCTACCG TTAGTGTAGACAACCAATTAGTTAATGTAGACGACCAATTAGTTATTGTAGACGACCctaaattgtctaatttaaaACCGATAGTTTTAGTTAATAAAGGTATACCTCCAAAATATGACCCTAAATTAAATTCCCTAAAACcaaaagttttaattcaaaatattcgcGACCCTAAATTAACAACACTGACACCCGTTGTCTGCATAACAAAATTACCCGACATTAGGATCGTAGGTAAAAAACGCGGTAGACCggctaaatataataaatctaaagcacacaaacaaaacaatataaacgTAGATTCAGATAGTTCATCAGTAAATTCAGTAGAAGTAGAACGTAAGAGGGGACGACCAGGTAGGCGATCTATAGATGCAAATTCTCATTTAAAAGcggtcacaaaatataatgaaaaacatcCCGAAGTTCATAGGCAGgcagttaaaaaatataacgagAGCAATCCCGATATTCATAGGCAGGCCAGTCAAAAGTTCAGTCAAAGTAATCCAGAAGTTAATAGGCAAGCCGTTCAAAAGTATAGTCAAAGTAACCCAGAGGTTAATAGGCAAGCGGTTCAAAAGTATAGTCAAAGTAACCCAGAGGTTAATAAGCAAGCAGTAGATAG TGCGTTAGGAGTTTCACACGGATTTCAACATCCGACAACGGGggtatcatttttaaaaattcaagggAGGGTTTATCACAGAGTTTTCGATCTTGCGTACTCAGAAACTACTAACCCGGCTGGACTTTACATCTATGATAACAGTGAGCGAGAGAGCCTCgctacaaatttaaatttagatttaacaGTCATTCGATCGATTACACATTTCTTGCATAATCACAACCCTTATATAGAGTGCTTCAAGCGGCTGAGCCAAGAACCATCCGACCACGCACACCTCATTTTTGAGCACACCACACGACGCACACATGGCAACATTCTCGGTGATATGCCTTTAGGCAACGAGATTGCTGCCATTATAAGCAATGAGCAGGAACGTTACATTCCTCGCGCCATTGCAATCTGGAAAATTGGAGACAAAAAGCCTCACACAGTAGATATAATGCACCCCTTATATGAAACTTTTCAATATCCATTATTGTATCCGCACGGTAACCCTGGATGGTTTCCTAACAAAACGGAAAATAATGGAGCAAAACTAACCCAGAACAAATATGTTAGATGTCTCCTTCTGAGCGAACCCCGTTTCAACGATTTTAATCGTTTGTCTGAAGAGTGGTTAGTTGATATGCAATGTAGGATTTTAGAAGAAAGACTTCGTTACCTGTATAACATCCAAAAAGGTAACACGGATAATGCTCTCCGTTCCGCTCCATTAAGAGAAGTAGAGTCAGTTTTACAGCAGATAAGTGTAGATGAGACTATTCGAGGAGAGGGTGGGGTAGTGCCTGGTAGAGTCTACTTGCCAAGTAGTTACACGGGGGGGCCTAGATATATGAAGCAAAAGTATATGGATGCTATGGCAGTAGTTAACAGATTAGGATTGCCATCTTTTCTTTTAACTTTAACTTGCAATCCCAAATGGCCtgaaatacaaaattcaacaacagGTCATCATAATACTCCTTCAATTTGTGCTAgagtttttaacattaaattacaGCAACTTTTGAGGGATCTTCGCACAGGGGTTTGGTTTggtaaaattgtttatattttatatgtaatagaGTTCCAAAAACGGGGATTACCACACGCTCATATCTGTTTTGCAGTCGAGGGTGGTGGCCCCGTTCACGGTACTGATgtagataaatttattagagCAGATATTCCTGACGCTTCAGAAGTTGATGGAAAATTAAGGAAAGCAGTTTTAGATTACATGGTACATGGTCCGTGCGGTCCGCCGCATAGGACAGATTTAAAATGTTgggatagtgaaaaaaaaaaatgtacaagcTATTTCCCAAAACCAGAGACAGAAGTCACATATTGTAATGATAAAGGGTTTATTAACTTAAAGCGTAACAGTAAGAATACAGCCACTATTAAATACAGAGGGAGGGATATAGAAATTAGTGATTTGTGGATAGTACCATACAACGCTGCACTTCTTCTTAGATATGATTgccatttaaatttagaatcaGTGTCTACTCGAACAGTCATTAAATATCTCTTTAAATATATGACTAAAGGTCCAGACGAGGCTCGAGTCGCCATTGTTCCGgaagaactaaaaaataacgaaatagAACAGTACGTCACAAAACGATACATCGGTTCTGGTGAGGCTGCTTGGAGAGTTTTTGAGTTTGACGTCACGGGACGTGAGCCCACTGTAAAGATGTTAGACGTTCACTTAGAAAATCAccaatctattttttttaaggcGGGAAATGAAGCGCGTGCCGTTCAAAATTCGGGTTCGGATCTCGTCACGTACTTTAATCGTCCCCTCGGTGAAGAATTCGATAGTTTAacatatttagatttttacgAGAGGTACATCGTTCATTCCAGCCCCCCctcaacaaaaaatacaaccatttataatatgaccAACGGTAAATTTTTGACGAAAAGACAGAGGGGAGAAATAGTGACGCGTTTATTTTGGGTCGCGCCCAACAGAGgtgaacaattttatttaagattaCTGTTAGCTTCACACCCCTGCCGTAGTTACAGGGATCTTTATAACTTGGGTGGTCCAAATTGTAACACATTCCAGGAGGCCGCTAAAGCCGTTGGTATCGCCAACGATGAAGCCGAATACGAGATAGCTATGCAGGAAGCTTCATGTTTTTTGACCGGACCACGCCTGCGTAACTTTTTCGTATTATTGGCTGTTAATGGGGTAGCAGTAGCGACACTGTgggaaaaatttaaaaatgagttAGCTGAAGATATACTTAACCGCGTAAATAACGATACGGATAGAGCGTACACCCAGGCCTTGGTTCAAATTGACCGTCTATTGCGAAAACATGGTTCGTGTTTGTTAGAGCAAGGTTTGCCTGACGCGCACGATGACACCACCGAACTAGGTCGTGAGAAGGCTCTACACGATGCAGACGGGTTACGCGAATTTGTGGATGTTTGGACGCCCAAGCTGTCTCATGACCAGCGGCAAGTGTTCGAATAA